Proteins found in one Aspergillus puulaauensis MK2 DNA, chromosome 8, nearly complete sequence genomic segment:
- a CDS encoding telomere length and silencing 1 family protein (COG:S;~EggNog:ENOG410PQA6;~InterPro:IPR010756;~PFAM:PF07052), with amino-acid sequence MDTEVEQNPEVLFRPAKRRKFQRRRPEDTGGQQKTQASDEDIPASQSLGDDSETAQAADTLRFRRRHRSRRGGIEFSTTPRPTADQAGQASLSAPTEEDVDNERLRAMCDRFTVHTGQTVDVDKHMMAYIESELAKRYRHGAPGDLSGLDGATLSKTNNPLSTSELPEREPASLGKLHEIDLGQEAKLRNIARTEEATKRMNGDDDELLNERPSSKMPPRYRKRQTSEDIERDRLVEEVLRESKLDVYDEPGEEVPADDQAADDRVAEQFRRDFLDAIQSRRRVARIKPTKQPGKAEGPKGPKLGGSRSARAAMREMQEKGTRK; translated from the exons ATGGACACAGAAGTCGAACAAAATCCCGAGGTTCTTTTTCGCCCggcaaaaagaaggaagttcCAGCGACGCCGGCCTGAAGACACAGGCGGCCAACAAAAAACTCAAGCTTCAGATGAGGATATCCCGGCCTCCCAATCACTCGGGGATGATTCAGAAACAGCACAGGCCGCCGATACTCTTCGTTTTCGACGGCGGCATCGTTCGCGCAGGGGAGGCATAGAATTTTCCACCACACCGCGACCGACAGCAGACCAAGCCGGCCAAGCTTCCCTTTCAGCACCAACAGAAGAGGATGTGGATAACGAGCGATTAAGAGCTATGTGTGATCGCTTTACGGTTCACACTGGGCAAACAGTGGATGTTGATAAACATAT GATGGCCTATATAGAGTCAGAGCTGGCTAAGCGATACCGACATGGGGCACCCGGAGACCTGTCTGGTCTTGATGGAGCTACACTGAGCAAAACTAATAACCCATTATCCACCTCCGAACTTCCTGAGCGCGAGCCGGCCTCTCTGGGGAAACTACACGAGATAGATCTTGGCCAAGAGGCCAAACTACGCAATATTGCTCGAACTGAAGAGGCAACGAAAAGAATGAacggcgatgacgatgagttATTAAACGAGCGGCCGTCTTCCAAGATGCCACCCCGATATAGAAAGCGGCAGACGAGCGAGGATATTGAAAGGGATAGATTAGTGGAGGAAGTTTTGCGCGAGAGCAAGC TGGATGTCTATGATGAACCGGGAGAAGAAGTACCGGCCGACGATCAAGCGGCGGATGATAGAGTTGCGGAGCAATTTCGACGAGACTTCCTTGATGCAATCCAATCTCGCCGCCGAGTGGCTCGGATAAAACCTACAAAACAGCCCGGGAAGGCGGAAGGCCCCAAGGGACCTAAATTGGGAGGTAGTAGGAGCGCGAGGGCGGCAATGCGAGAGATGCAAGAGAAGGGGACTCGAAAGTGA
- the ARP4 gene encoding actin family protein (BUSCO:EOG09262MOO;~COG:B;~EggNog:ENOG410PFT0;~InterPro:IPR004000,IPR043129;~PFAM:PF00022), with protein MNPSVPPSAAEYGGDEVSAIVLDPGFSTTRAGFAGEDTPKSLIPTYYGTYTSEGQEKLIFGDDIFVTPRPGLSIHNPIGRDGVVEDWDMAEKLWEYSFTSRLTGAKPGNPLYNGLNDIPEGELPTEMEAVETDEKPLADSPLLMSECSWNPTKAREKTIEIAMEKWGTPAFYLARNGVLAAFAAGKASALVVDIGASSISVTPVHDGLVLKRGVQHSPLGGDYISSQIRSLFKSNTPQPVTVTPHYLISSKTAVEAGQPPQAKYKTFSPENAPGASYRNLLEERTLSEFKECVVQVWPGPTRLSTTNPNGVANEEIARSSPGRPFEFPDGYNQVFGVDRYRVVEALFDAKAAIPDTDPLFPAPTQAQTVPELIKAALNGVDVDIRPHLLANVVVTGASSLLYGFTDRLNQELMQLYPGPRVRISAPGNTSERRFGSWIGGSILASLGTFHQMWISKKEFDEHGPNIVEKRCK; from the exons ATGAATCCTTCAGTTCCACCTTCAGCTGCTGAATATGGTGGAG ATGAGGTTTCGGCTATTGTCCTGGATCCCGGATTCTCAACCACGCGCGCAGGTTTTGCGGGCGAAGACACCCCGAAATCGCTAATTCCAACATACTACGGAACATACACTTCCGAGGGACAAGAAAAGCTCATCTTCGGTGATGACATCTTCGTCACTCCGCGTCCCGGCTTGTCGATCCATAACCCCATAGGCAgagatggtgttgttgaggattGGGACATGGCAGAAAAGTTGTGGGAGTACTCGTTCACGTCGCGACTTACTGGTGCAAAACCTGGCAATCCCTTATACAATGGCTTGAATGATATACCCGAGGGCGAACTGCCGACTGAGATGGAGGCTGTGGAAACTGACGAGAAGCCTCTCGCCGATAGCCCTCTACTGATGTCCGAGTGCAGCTGGAATCCCACAAAAGCTCGCGAAAAGACCATCGAAATCGCAATGGAAAAATGGGGAACTCCAGCTTTCTATCTTGCTAGGAATGGCGTCCTGGCCGC GTTTGCTGCTGGCAAAGCTTCTGCTCTTGTCGTCGATATCGGCGCTTCCAGTATATCTGTCACCCCAGTTCATGACGGCTTGGTTCTCAAGCGCGGTGTTCAACATTCGCCCTTGGGCGGGGATTACATCTCCTCTCAAATTCGCTCCCTATTTAAGTCAAATACACCACAGCCCGTCACCGTTACCCCCCACTATTTAATCTCCTCGAAAACTGCCGTTGAAGCCGGCCAACCTCCCCAAGCCAAATACAAAACATTTTCGCCGGAGAATGCTCCTGGTGCTTCTTATCGTAACCTCCTCGAAGAGCGAACGCTCTCTGAGTTCAAGGAATGCGTTGTGCAAGTGTGGCCCGGCCCGACAAGACTCTCCACAACCAATCCCAACGGCGTTGCCAATGAGGAGATAGCCAGAAGCTCTCCAGGGCGGCCGTTCGAGTTCCCTGATGGCTATAATCAGGTGTTCGGCGTCGATCGTTATAGGGTGGTTGAAGCGTTATTCGACGCCAAAGCCGCGATTCCCGACACCGATCCTTTGTTCCCCGCGCCAACACAAGCTCAAACGGTTCCGGAACTCATTAAGGCTGCTTtgaatggtgttgatgtcgACATCCGTCCGCATCTCTTAGCTAACGTCGTCGTAACTGGAGCTTCAAGCTTGCTTTATGGCTTCACGGACCGCCTCAACCAAGAACTTATGCAACTCTACCCGGGACCCCGAGTCCGGATCTCTGCGCCTGGGAACACCTCCGAACGCAGGTTCGGCTCCTGGATTGGAGGAAGCATTCTTGCTAGTTTGGGTACATTCCATCAAATGTGGATTTCGAAGAAAGAGTTTGATGAGCACGGTCCCAATATTGTTGAGAAGCGATGCAAGTAG
- a CDS encoding uncharacterized protein (COG:S;~EggNog:ENOG410PPVF) — translation MEGFSGSPRLSSTSAGPEVEQQRSESSDWGRRSGYLPPEHPISQLQGAFEESIYEASQGKGIDWVVDLDAQSRRRDLLERPQYERLCGRKWRQRPDERYHPFWKLSAQMSFGLHLLVQEKAKSDAVVLNILQAHVDQMDGFVSRTTEDFLIIQIDIRTRIQYLSLPLENLDDFDDMLVDRNFRLAMIDYNGKIERAIERFTMAIDDSLKDIQKGQEAIGGLWQYLGQSAKENAPLSGNLTAIYNSMLGNTEGWNSAFSKLRRKGVALQYAITQLSRAIIEMQRRVGVASRKDVVSFVQPQHPTPRISSFRGLFERGMSVSIPNSSPALEKPLPSDPVLGKKSSLRPRTRVHGAGRLAHQKSVPNLRATVTVGSGCLNEPVSDRARSVNGVPSKGSDSGSIFPRLSKTISRRLSRAKLTPRVADDIVENAPFRPSTSKTMKSFRKDRHVQHPRQRQQEPAQEPAQEPQPHSSTTKRPNTSSALAKGEAMRDQLLQYFKSDRVLDVWESVMEKEQKTDQTDSRKDGLWSKFQVKSSGMRSDDLSADLLSRDDIQKQMTWLDEESKNLNIYPLKPRPGAAPKFHTILEHISLQEHPKEEELRYVDAGYSLALETDESIITALPVFPLPPVRISSLQRLHLLTSISVWQIGRHVPHSPEILS, via the exons ATGGAGGGGTTTTCCGGCAGTCCTAGGCTATCCTCCACTTCCGCCGGACCGGAAGTAGAACAACAACGGTCCGAGTCAAGTGACTGGGGGCGACGCAGCGGGTACCTGCCCCCAGAACATCCGATTTCACAGTTACAGGGCGCCTTTGAGGAGTCAATATACGAGGCGTCCCAAGGGAAGGGCATAGACTGGGTTGTTGATCTTGATGCACAATCACGGCGCAGAGATCTTCTTGAGAGGCCCCAATATGAACGTCTCTGTGGACGAAAATGGCGCCAAAGACCGGATGAAAG ATATCATCCGTTTTGGAAACTCTCCGCGCAGATGTCATTTGGTCTTCATTTGTTGGTGCAAGAAAAAGCCAAGTCTGATGCAGTAGTCCTAAACATCCTCCAGGCCCATGTGGATCAGATGGATGGGTTTGTTTCGAGAACAACCGAAGACTTTCTTATAATACAAATTGACATACGAACTCGTATTCAGTACCTGAGTTTACCTCTTGAAAATCTGGATGATTTCGACGACATGTTAGTGGATCGCAACTTTCGTTTGGCTATGATTGATTATAACGGGAAAATCGAACGCGCAATTGAACGGTTTACAATGGCGATCGACGATTCACTCAAGGACATACAAAAAGGACAGGAAGCAATAGGCGGCCTATGGCAGTATCTTGGGCAGTCGGCTAAGGAAAACGCTCCATTATCCGGAAATTTAACCGCTATATACAATTCTATGCTAGGAAATACTGAAGGCTGGAATTCGGCATTTTCAAAGCTTCGCCGGAAGGGGGTTGCTCTCCAATATGCAATCACCCAACTCAGCCGGGCTATCATTGAAATGCAGCGACGTGTTGGCGTAGCGAGCAGAAAAGATGTG GTGTCATTTGTGcaaccccaacacccaaCACCTCGCATCAGCTCGTTCAGAGGTTTATTCGAAAGAGGGATGTCCGTATCTATCCCAAATTCGTCGCCGGCCTTGGAGAAGCCTCTGCCATCCGATCCTGTGTTAGGTAAAAAGTCAAGCCTGCGCCCACGTACCAGGGTCCATGGTGCGGGCAGACTTGCACACCAGAAGAGCGTTCCAAATCTAAGGGCTACAGTGACGGTAGGTAGTGGCTGTTTGAATGAACCGGTATCTGATCGGGCAAGATCTGTAAACGGTGTTCCTTCAAAGGGCTCTGATTCAGGCTCAATATTTCCTCGGCTATCAAAAACCATTAGTAGGCGACTGTCAAGAGCTAAGCTCACACCAAGAGTCGCTGATGACATCGTGGAAAATGCTCCATTCCGTCCCTCCACATCGAAAACTATGAAATCATTCAGGAAAGACAGACATGTACAACACCCACGACAACGGCAACAAGAGCCAGCGCAGGAACCGGCTCAAGAGCCACAACCGCATTCGAGTACGACTAAAAGACCAAATACATCTAGCGCATTAGCAAAGGGAGAAGCTATGCGAGATCAACTACTACAATACTTTAAGTCCGATCGAGTTCTGGATGTCTGGGAGAGTGTCATGGAGAAGGAACAGAAAACAGACCAGACTGACTCTAGAAAGGACGGCCTTTGGAGCAAGTTTCAGGTGAAGTCATCCGGTATGCGTTCAGACGATCTTTCAGCAGATCTCTTATCCCGGGACGACATACAAAAACAGATGACatggctggatgaggagtcCAAGAACCTCAATATCTACCCCTTGAAGCCTAGGCCTGGGGCTGCCCCTAAATTTCATACAATCTTGGAACACATCAGCCTTCAAGAACACccgaaagaggaggaactcaGATATGTGGACGCTGGTTATTCCCTGGCCTTGGAGACGGATGAATCAATTATAACGGCTCTTCCtgtctttcctcttcctcccgtGAGAATTTCATCTCTACAACGTCTGCATTTGCTAACTTCTATATCTGTATGGCAGATCGGCCGCCACGTTCCACACTCTCCGGAGATCCTCAGTTAA
- a CDS encoding transcription factor domain-containing protein (COG:S;~EggNog:ENOG410PQ42;~InterPro:IPR007219,IPR001138;~go_function: GO:0000981 - DNA-binding transcription factor activity, RNA polymerase II-specific [Evidence IEA];~go_function: GO:0003677 - DNA binding [Evidence IEA];~go_function: GO:0008270 - zinc ion binding [Evidence IEA];~go_process: GO:0006351 - transcription, DNA-templated [Evidence IEA];~go_process: GO:0006355 - regulation of transcription, DNA-templated [Evidence IEA]) → MTHSMELTWLADTPQSRRRTRALRACPNCRRKKKRCRHIGPDASRASQPLTTSTSIIDVSRNMEDHHSRNPAALARHADMRESRVNSPGSPRIERFVGDLNPEAAIREKVDAPDGAHLRDRVGLWINTPVPGSYEENSGGGSNSADIQAEHSQVASILQRRYLSALAACDRLPLSTLDHLVAIYFSRVNHILPLVDHESFITNSTKGVASVFLERAISLVAAKDKAAGPHLRLIPGGPLMAVRKFCSELYGGLVCAMEAGLEQDRVTSIRILALMSLHFEGHEGAEAASMHLCQAIHQAQTAGLHLERPNRLSADSLTTLFWCLWTLDKMHASIGGRPVFLGDGDIGIKKHDAAARHPKSAFDVWLALSELLSKVISFYRPTADDTTGWETDYPSFEDIMGDHIREDVDFATLGVLELYYHAISILSCRYRPFNRSGSSRPSYTRQGLGAVRINSLVASECVQDLPPLPIVPYAVSLSMGVSYQQFRSSKLITHFDRAKSSLETCCALLEELGVYWYSAEAMARLGRTALHQIDGTNFGHNQPIRDSLLPGIANSGGESFKKNATNITNLGLSGPSMAFSIRPHESLRPSQNISLIPAQPAAPLIEEQYHGTDKQSGFADIDMLFDDFLDLSLPTNFWDPVFFPSEHSNDV, encoded by the exons ATGACACACTCCATGGAGCTTACTTGGCTGGCCGACACCCCGCAATCGCGCCGTCGGACAAGGGCGCTACGGGCATGCCCCAATTGCCGGAGGAAAAAA AAACGCTGCCGTCATATCGGCCCCGATGCTTCAAGGGCGAGTCAACCCTTgacaacaagcacaagcatTATCGATGTCTCGAGAAATATGGAGGACCACCACTCACGAAACCCTGCAGCGCTTGCTAGGCACGCCGATATGAGAGAATCTCGCGTTAATTCTCCCGGTAGCCCACGGATAGAACGTTTTGTGGGAGATCTCAATCCTGAAGCTGCCATTCGAGAAAAAGTGGACGCGCCTGACGGAGCTCATCTTCGGGATCGAGTTGGGCTGTGGATCAACACCCCTGTCCCGGGGAGCTACGAAGAAAACAGTGGGGGGGGTTCCAATTCAGCCGATATCCAAGCCGAACATTCTCAGGTGGCGTCCATTTTACAACGGCGGTATTTGTCTGCTTTAGCAGCCTGTGATCGCCTCCCACTGTCAACCCTTGACCATCTGGTTGCAATATATTTCTCCAGAGTGAATCACATCCTGCCTCTTGTTGACCATGAATCGTTCATCACCAACTCCACGAAGGGAGTAGCATCCGTATTTCTTGAGAGAGCAATAAGTCTTGTAGCAGCGAAGGATAAAGCTGCTGGTCCGCATCTACGTTTGATCCCCGGTGGCCCACTTATGGCTGTACGCAAATTCTGCTCCGAATTATACGGTGGGCTTGTTTGTGCTATGGAAGCTGGTCTTGAACAAGACAGGGTTACTAGCATCCGTATCCTAGCCCTAATGTCGCTGCATTTTGAAGGACACGAAGGTGCTGAAGCAGCTTCAATGCATCTTTGTCAAGCCATCCACCAAGCCCAGACTGCAGGACTGCATCTCGAAAGGCCCAACCGGTTATCGGCGGATTCTTTGACAACCCTTTTCTGGTGTTTGTGGACATTGGACAAGATGCATGCATCCATAGGAGGGCGGCCTGTCTTCCTGGGTGATGGGGATATTGGAATAAAAAAACATGATGCGGCCGCGCGCCATCCAAAATCCGCTTTCGATGTATGGCTTGCGCTTTCTGAACTATTATCCAAGGTAATATCGTTTTATAGGCCAACCGCCGATGACACGACTGGGTGGGAAACGGACTATCCAAGTTTCGAAGATATCATGGGCGATCACATTCgagaggatgtggatttcGCTACACTCG GTGTATTGGAACTCTATTATCACGCAATCAGTATTTTATCATGCAGATACAGGCCATTCAATCGCTCTGGCAGTTCAAGGCCATCATACACTCGCCAGGGTCTAGGTGCTGTGCGGATAAATTCTCTTGTAGCCTCTGAGTGTGTTCAAGACTTACCCCCTCTCCCAATCGTGCCCTACGCAGTATCTTTATCTATGGGCGTCTCATACCAGCAATTCCGCTCTAGCAAACTTATCACCCACTTCGACCGTGCCAAGAGTAGCCTTGAGACTTGTTGTGCTCTGCTTGAAGAACTAGGTGTTTACTGGTATTCAGCTGAAGCAATGGCGCGGCTGGGAAGGACGGCATTACATCAAATCGACGGAACAAACTTTGGACATAATCAACCTATTCGGGATTCTCTACTACCAGGCATAGCGAACAGCGGCGGCGAAAGTTTCAAGAAAAACGCTACCAACATAACAAACCTTGGGCTATCTGGGCCCAGTATGGCGTTCTCGATACGCCCTCACGAGTCCCTTCGGCCCTCGCAGAATATTTCGCTGATCCCTGCGCAACCTGCGGCACCGCTAATCGAGGAACAATATCATGGCACAGACAAACAGAGTGGTTTTGCTGATATCGATATGTTGTTTGACGATTTTCTAGATCTGTCTCTACCGACAAACTTCTGGGATCccgttttctttccttcagAGCACAGTAATGACGTTTAA
- the UNG1 gene encoding uracil-DNA glycosylase (BUSCO:EOG09264GMT;~COG:L;~EggNog:ENOG410PGX3;~InterPro:IPR002043,IPR036895,IPR018085,IPR005122;~PFAM:PF03167;~go_function: GO:0004844 - uracil DNA N-glycosylase activity [Evidence IEA];~go_function: GO:0016799 - hydrolase activity, hydrolyzing N-glycosyl compounds [Evidence IEA];~go_process: GO:0006281 - DNA repair [Evidence IEA];~go_process: GO:0006284 - base-excision repair [Evidence IEA]), giving the protein MSSPNLKRGADHLAGPAVDSKKPKGNGSITSFFGAPKSKAPGPGPVKSPAGAAASPVFNKQKWVATLSAEQKELLDLEINTMHESWLAHLKDEIVKPEFLALKRFLQKEKQSGTKIFPPEDDIYSWSRYTPLHKVKVVIIGQDPYHNHNQAHGLAFSTRPPTPAPPSLANIYLGIKNDYPSFQVPPNKGGLLTPWAERGVLLLNTCLTVRAHQAASHSNKGWERLTQKAIDVVARARTRGVVFLAWGTPAGKRITSINRDRHCILQSVHPSPLSAHRGFLKNQHFKKCNEWLSERYGPDEIIDWSLVPNNETSTAPLAVVQNSSAVVNRLDQVEKVTKPTAATTDTERLSKSALEDNEFGEDLDALEALAAAEESSKF; this is encoded by the exons ATGTCGAGCCCCAATCTCAAGCGAGGTGCCGATCACCTGGCAGGCCCAGCAGTTGACTCGAAGAAACCAAAGGGCAACGGCAGCATCACTTCTTTCTTTGGTGCCCCCAAGTCAAAGGCACCGGGGCCGGGGCCAGTGAAGTCACCAGCGGGTGCCGCGGCCTCGCCCGTTTTCAATAAGCAGAAATGGGTGGCTACGTTAAGCGCCGAGCAAAAAGAGCTTCTGGATTTGGAGATCAACACCATGCATGAGAGTTGGCTGGCGCACCTCAAAGACGAGATAGTTAAGCCTGAGTTCCTGGCGCTGAAACGCTtcctgcagaaggagaagcagtcAGGAACGAAGATCTTTCCACCTGAAGACGATATTTACTCCTG GTCCCGCTATACGCCTTTACACAAAGTCAAGGTAGTCATCATCGGCCAAGACCCATATCATAACCACAACCAAGCACACGGTCTCGCTTTTTCAACTCGTCCCCCAACACCGGCACCCCCGTCTCTGGCCAACATTTATCTTGGAATTAAAAACGATTATCCATCATTCCAAGTGCCCCCGAACAAAGGCGGACTTCTTACACCATGGGCAGAGCGTGGAGTGTTGCTTCTTAACACCTGTCTAACTGTTCGAGCACACCAGGCTGCGAGTCATTCAAACAAGGGTTGGGAGCGATTGACACAGAAGGCTATTGACGTTGTTGCCCGTGCTCGGACCCGCGGGGTAGTATTTCTTGCATGGGGTACTCCCGCAGGAAAGCGTATTACTAGCATCAACCGCGATAGACATTGCATCTTGCAGTCCGTCCATCCGAGCCCTCTAAGTGCTCATAGAGGTTTT TTAAAAAACCAACATTTCAAAAAATGCAACGAATGGCTCTCTGAGCGATACGGTCCCGATGAAATCATCGACTGGAGCTTGGTCCCAAATAATGAGACTTCCACGGCTCCTCTTGCAGTCGTTCAAAATTCCTCTGCTGTAGTCAATCGCTTAGACCAGGTTGAAAAAGTGACAAAGCcgacagcggcgacgacTGATACCGAGAGATTGAGCAAGTCCGCCCTTGAAGACAATGAGTTTGGAGAAGATCTTGACGCTCTTGAGGCGCTAGCAGCCGCTGAAGAGTCATCTAAGTTCTGA
- the pdiA gene encoding protein disulfide isomerase PDI1 (COG:O;~EggNog:ENOG410PHME;~InterPro:IPR017937,IPR005788,IPR036249,IPR005792, IPR013766;~PFAM:PF00085,PF01216,PF13848;~SECRETED:SignalP(1-20);~go_function: GO:0003756 - protein disulfide isomerase activity [Evidence IEA]) — protein sequence MRSFAPWALSLLGATTAVSAADTQSETPSDVVSLTKDTFNDFLAEHELVLAEFFAPWCGHCKALAPKYEEAATELKAKNIPLVKVDCTTEEDVCSEQEVTGYPTLKVFRGPNDAKPYQGARQADTIVSYMVKQSLPAVSAVSQETLEDFKTMDKIVVVGYFSEDDKASTEAYTTFAESQRDNYLFGSANDAAIASAEGVKQPSIVLYKDFDEKKATYNGALEPEALLSWVKTASTPLVGEVGPETYSGYITAGIPLAYIFAESEEERIEFAEKFKPVAEKHKGTINIATIDAKAFGAHAGNLNLDPKKFPAFAIQDPTRNAKYPYDQSKEISAKEVGKFIQDVLDGNVEPSIKSEPIPETQDGSVTVVVAHSYKDLVIDNDKDVLLEFYAPWCGHCKALAPKYDELAEFYAKNKETSSKVTIAKIDATANDVPDSITGFPTIKLFPAGSKDTPVEYSGSRTVEDLANFVKENGKHGVDAMAAQAEAENDQGTDGEAEPSEKSEHDEL from the exons ATGCGTTCCTTCGCACCCTGGGCGCTGAGCCTCTTAGGAGCTACTACCGCGGTTTCTGCTGCGGATACCCAGTCCGAAACACCGTCCGATGTCGTCTCTCTGACCAAGGACACTTTCAATGACTTCCTGGCGGAGCATGAGCTGGTCCTTGCAGAGTTCTTCGCCCCCTGGTGTGGCCACTGCAAAGCCCTTGCCCCCAAATACGAAGAAGCTGCCACTGAACTGAAAGCCAAAAACATACCCTTGGTCAAAGTTGACTGCACTactgaggaggatgtttgtAGTGAGCAAGAAGTGACGGGCTACCCAACACTTAAGGTCTTCCGCGGACCCAACGACGCGAAACCCTATCAGGGAGCCAGACAGGCAGATAC TATCGTCTCTTACATGGTAAAGCAATCTCTTCCTGCCGTCTCCGCCGTTTCTCAGGAGACCCTTGAAGATTTCAAAACCATGGACAAGATTGTCGTCGTTGGATACTTTTCCGAAGATGATAAAGCTTCGACCGAAGCCTATACAACTTTCGCCGAGAGTCAAAGAGATAACTACCTATTCGGCTCTGCCAACGACGCGGCAATCGCCAGCGCAGAAGGTGTCAAGCAACCGTCAATTGTGCTCTACAAGGACTTCGATGAGAAAAAAGCTACCTATAATGGAGCACTTGAACCCGAAGCCCTTCTCAGCTGGGTGAAGACTGCGAGCACCCCGCTCGTGGGTGAAGTCGGCCCCGAGACCTACTCTGGCTACATCACC GCTGGTATTCCTTTGGCTTACATCTTCGCTGAatccgaggaagagcgcATTGAATTTGCGGAGAAGTTCAAGCCTGTCGCAGAGAAGCACAAGGGCACCATTAACATTGCGACAATTGACGCTAAGGCTTTTGGTGCCCACGCTGGAAACCTCAACCTCGACCCCAAGAAGTTCCCTGCCTTTGCCATTCAGGACCCCACGAGGAACGCTAAGTATCCCTATGATCAATCCAAGGAAATCTCGGCCAAGGAGGTTGGCAAATTCATCCAGGATGTTCTTGATGGCAACGTTGAGCCTAGCATCAAATCAGAACCCATCCCCGAAACCCAAGACGGGTCTGTTACAGTTGTTGTGGCCCACTCATACAAGGACCTTGTGATTGACAACGACAAGGATGTCCTCCTTGAGTTTTACGCCCCTTGGTGTGGTCATTGCAAGGC TCTTGCCCCCAAATACGATGAATTGGCAGAGTTTTATGCTaagaacaaagaaacctCATCCAAGGTAACTATTGCCAAGATTGATGCCACAGCCAACGACGTCCCCGATTCTATAACTGGCTTCCCGACTATAAAGCTGTTCCCTGCTGGGTCTAAGGATACCCCTGTTGAATACTCCGGTTCTCGTACCGTGGAGGATCTTGCCAACTTCGTGAAGGAGAACGGCAAGCATGGGGTTGATGCAATGGCCGCTCAGGCGGAGGCAGAAAACGACCAGGGCACCGATGGCGAGGCTGAACCCTCTGAAAAATCCGAGCATGATGAGCTTTGA